GGCGGCTCCGGGCGAGCGAAGTTCAGGAGGGCGTGTACGGCGTCGCTGTCCTCCACGGCGTAGAGCGCCGCGGCCCTGCCCGGGACGTTCCACAGCACGACCTCCCGGCGGAGCCCGAAGGTGTTGGGCATGGTGAACCCGGCGAAGCAGTATCCGAGATACCGGTGGAACGGCCTTTCGGGGCCGAACGCCAACGCGCGGGTACGGGAGTGCAGACCGTCCGCCCCGACCACCATGTCGAACCTGCGCCTGGCGCCCCCGCGGAAGAGGACGTCGACGCCGTGGCCGGAGGACTGGTCGAGGGTGTCGAGGGAGTCGTCGAACAGGAACTCCACGTCGTCGCGGACCGCCGCGTACAGGGCGCCGGTCAGATCCCCGCGCCGTACCTCCAGGTCCTCACCCGCGACACCGCCGGTGAGGGCGTGCGGGTCGAGTGAGGCCACCTCGCCGCCGTCCGCGTCGAGGAAGGTCAGCCTGCGCAGATCGATGTGCGCCTCCCGCAGCCTCGGCAGGATGCCCATCCGCCGGACGACCTCGAGTGCGGTGCCGCGTACGTCGACGGGATAGCCGCCGCTGCGCACCGCGCCCGCCTTCTCGACCACCGTGACCGCGAACCCGTGGCGGTTCAGCCAGAACGCGAGGGCGGGCCCCGCGACGCCGGCCCCGGATATCAGGACCGTGCGCCGCGGTCCGGTGCGCAGGTCCCTCGACGAATCGGTGCGGGTCATGCCTTGGCTCCTTTGGGCAGGGTGCGGGTGATGAGCAGGGACAGCGCCGTGACGACGGCTGCTGTGACGAAGCCGGCGACGAAGGCCGATTCGTCCGGGACATCCGATCCGGAGGGGGTTCCGGCGGCGAGGAGGGCGCCGCTGAGCTGCACGCCCACGGCGTAGCCGGTCACGCGGGTCACCAGGACCAGGCTGGTGGCGATGCCGGTGTCGCTCCGGTCGACGGACACGGCGGTGCTGGTCACCATCGCCGTGACGCACAGGCCGTTGGCGAGCGCGATCAGCATCTTGCCGATGACCAGGTGCCAGATCGCGGTGTGTACGGCGGCCAGGGCGAGCAGCGCGACGACCAGGAGGACGATCCCGTTGACGACCACGGCACGCGAGCCGAGGCGCCGCGCCCCGATCCCGCTGAGCGGCCCGGCCAGCGAGGCGGCCACGGCGCCGGGCAGCAGGATGAAGCCGATCTCGGTGGCGCTCGCCCCGAAGCCGTGCTCGGCGTCCTCCAGCGAGAGGAGCTGCGGAACGAGATGGACCGCCATCGCGGTACCGGCGCAGATCGTGAACGTCAGCACGCACGACTTCCACACCGCGGGCAGGGCGAGCATGCGCAGATCGACCATCGGCGCGGCCGCCCGACGCTCCACGGCGACCCATCCGGTCCCGAACGCGGCCAGGAGCACGACGAGGACGCCGAGTACGAGCGGTTGCGAGCCCGCCTCGGGTGCCAGCAGGAGGACGAGCATGAGCGTGACCAGCGTCCCGCTCAGCAGACCCAGACCGGGCCAGTCGACCCCGGAGCCGTCCGACCGGCCCGGCGGATCGTGCGGTATCAGCCTGTTCACAAGGACGGTGGACCCGATGACCGCCATCGTCGGCAGCGCGAACATCCAGTGCCGGGACAGCCCTTCGGCCACCGGCCCGGCCGACAGCGTGCCCGCCATCCCGCCCCCGACGAACAGCCCGCTGACCACCCCGATGGCCACCTTCGCCTCGCTCGCGGGCAGATGGGCGCGCACCAGGATGAACGACAGCGGCAGCGCGCCCACCATCGCCCCTTGCAGCACCTGACCGAGCAGCAGCACCGGCAGGTTGGGCGCCATGGCGGACACCAGACCACCGGCACAGACCACCGCCATCAGCCGGATCAGGACCCGTTTTCCGCCGTAGCGGTCGCCGAACTTGCCCGCGACCGGGGTGACGAGCGCGCCGGTGATGAGCAGCACGACGCTGAGTAACGCCCCTTCGGAGGTGCTCATGTCCAGTTCGCGCTGCAGAAGCGGAAGCGTCGGTGTCACCACCGACTCCAGGGCACCGGTGGCGACGGCCAGCGCGCCCAGGGCCCAGACAGCGGCCTTGCCGATGCGAACCGGGGGAGGGGGAGGAGCCAGAGTCGCGGTCATGGTGGTCCTTTCCGTCAGTGCCGGGCGAGCAAGGGTCGGCCGTCCGCGTGGTGCTGCCGCTTCCGCCGCGCCCGGCGCGGACACAGCGGCCCTTCACGCGGGGCGCGGTGTGCGTGGTGGTGCGTGTGGTGGGCGTGCGTCGTGGAGGGTCGGGTCGGAGGGAGTCCGTCGCGGTCCGATGCAGCCCGACGGGTGAACTCGTCGAAGGGGTAAGCGAGTTGGCGAGTTGGCATAGGCGCGGTCGCTGGGCGAGGCGGGGCGGCGAGTGCGGCCGCTCATAAAAACTACACTACACCGTGCAGTGTAGAACCGCTAGGATGGGCTCATGCCGACGACGAAGACACCGACGACCAAGACACTGCGCGAGGGGTCCACCCGGAAGCGGGCCGCCATCCTCACCGCGGCCCGGGAGCTGTTCCTCGCCGACGGCTTCGACCGGTCCAGCGTCGACGCGATCGCCGCCCGGGCCGAGGTCTCCAAGAGGACGGTCTACGACTACTTCGGCGACAAGCAGACGCTGCTGCGCGCGGTCGTCGACGACGTCGGCGAGTCGATGATCACCACGATCCGGCGCACTCTCGACGACACCCTCACCGACCTCGCCGAGGACACCGACCTCGAAGGCGCCCTGGTCACGTTCTCGATGCGCATCGCGACCGACATGCTCGGCTCGGCGGAGTACGCGACGCTGCAACGACTGGTCCGCGCGGAGTCCGGCCACCTGCCGCACCGGGGCTACAACTCCATGGCCGACACCCCCGACGAGGCGGTCGCCGAGCGGTTCGCCGCCCTCGGCGAGGCCGGGCTGCTCGACGTCCCCGACCCCCGGCTCGCGGCCGACCAGTTCATCGCGCTGACCTTCGGCGTCGCGCTGGACAGGCTCGGTTCCGCGAACGCCACGGAGGACGCCCGCGTCCGGCCGCTCATCGTCGCGGGAGTGCGAACCTTCCTCCGGGCGTACCGCACGACGTAGGAAAGCCCGGCGTCCGGCTGTGCGAGAAGTCCTGGCCTCCCGCCGTTCCGTCCATGGCCGTGCTCCGGACGCACTTCACACACTGGGCATCCCCCCGCGCACGTCGCGCAGTTGACGTGTGCGGCGCGCTTCTCGCGTGCCCCGACCCAGAGGTGGATGCCGCATGTCCCCACACCGCTCTCCTCAGCACCGCGACGCCGCACAGCCCGCACCGACGACAGGGCGCGCGGCACCGCACCGCCGCTGGGCGGTACCCATCGCCGCGCTCGCGGTACTGGCGACCTCGACCGTGACGGCCGTACAGGTCTCGGCGACCGAGGCAGCCGAGGCCGCCGTATCCCGCACCACGGCCGTGACCGCGTCAGTGACCAAGGCCACGGACAACGGACTCGGCAGCACCCCACAAATGGGGTGGAACAGCTGGAACGCCTACCACTGCGACATCGACGAGGACAAGATCAAGGCGGCGGCCGACCGCGTCGTCGCACTCGGCCTGCGCGACGCGGGCTACGAGTACATCAACATCGACGACTGCTGGCAGGAGCCCGAGCGCGACGCCGAGGGCGCCCTGGTCGCCGACTCCGAGCGATTCCCCGGCGGAATCAAGGCACTTGCCGACTACGTCCACGCACGCGGCCTCAAGCTCGGCATCTACGCCACCCCGGGCAGCCGGACCTGCGCGAACATCTGGGACGGCTACCCGGGACGGCTCGGCAGCCTCGGGCACGAGGAGCAGGACGCGCGCACCTTCGCCGCATGGGGCGTGGACTACCTCAAGTACGACTGGTGCCGGGCCGACGAGGACGGTGTCGAGGAACAGACCGCCTTCACCAAGATGCGCCACGCGCTCGACGCGACCGGCCGCCCCATGCTCTACAGCATCCACGCCGAGCCGGAACTGCCGGTCGACCCCTGGCGCCCCGACGTGGCCCACTCCTGGCGCACCACCGTCGACATCCGCGACACCTGGGCCAGCATGCTCGACAACTTCAAGAAGTCCGTCCCGCAGGCCGAGTTCGCCGGTCCCGGCCACTGGAACGACCCCGACATGCTGGAGGTCGGCAACTCGGGCATGACGGACACCGAGTACCGCAGCCACTTCAGCCTGTGGGCGATGATGGCCGCGCCGATGCTCGTCGGCACCGACCTCGCGAAGGCGGACGCGGCGACCGTGGAGATCCTCGCCAACAAGGAGGTCCTCGCCGTCGACCAGGACCGCCTCGGCAAGCAGGGCACGGTACTCGCGAGCGAGAAAGGCGGCTGGATCCTGGTACGCGAACTCGCCGACGGGGACCGGGCGGTGGCCCTGTTCAACGAGTCCGGCACCGCACGGGAACTGACCACCACGGCACGGGCCGCGGGGTTGCCCGACGCGGACACCTACCGTCTGCGCGACGTATGGCGCCACCGCACCTCGGTCACCAAGGGCCGTATCGGCGCGACGGTACCCGCGCACGGAACGGTGATGTTCCGGGTGAGCGCGGGGAGTTGAGCCGGGGACGGGGAGGAACGCGGCGGATGTGAGGGACCGAACCGGTCCGGGGCCCGGCCACCTGCCGGGCCCCGGACCGGGGGTTCGCTCCTCTTGCCGTACGGGCCGTACGGGCCGTACGGACCGACTTCCCGGCAGCGACGTACGCCGGGCGTGCCGGGGCCGGTGTCCCTCAGAACAGCCGCAGCTTGTCGTCCTCGATGCCCCGCAGCGCGTCGTAGTCCAGGACCGTGCAGCCGATGCCGCGGTCGGTGGCCAGGACGCGGGCCTGGGGTTTGATCTCCTGGGCGGCGAACACACCGCGTACCGGGGCGAGATGGGGGTCGCGGTTGAGGAGTTCGAGATAGCGGGTGAGCTGTTCGACGCCGTCGATCTCACCGCGGCGCTTGATCTCCACGGCGACGGTGGCGCCCTCGGCGTCGCGGCACAGGATGTCCACCGGGCCGATGGCCGTGGGGTACTCGCGGCGGATCAGGGTGTAGCCCTCGCCCAGTGTCTCTATGCGGTCGGCGAGCAGTTCCTGGAGGTGGGCCTCGACTCCGTCCTTGATCAGGCCGGGGTCCACGCCGAGTTCGTGCGAGGAGTCGTGGAGGACCTCCTCCATGGTGATGATGAGCTTCTCACCGGCCTTGTTGACGACCGTCCAGACGCCCGCCTCCTCGCCGGTGCCCTCCTTGAGGGTGCACGGCGGGGACATCCAGTTGAGCGGCTTGTAGGCCCGGTCGTCGGCATGGATGGAGACGCTTCCGTCGGCCTTGACCAGGATCAGACGGGGTGCGGACGGCAGGTGGGCGGTGAGCCGGCCCGCGTAGTCCACGGAGCAGCGGGCAATGACGAGACGCATGGTCGGCAACGCTACTCGACGCGGGGCGCTGCTCGCGATCCGGCCGTCGTCGGCGGCTGTTGGGTGCGAAGGGCCGTGAACGACCGCCGGTCGACCCCATCCCTCGCTCGCGTCCCTCCGGTGTCTCTTCTCTCCTCGTTCCTGCCCGTTCCGTGTCCATCCTTTGTCCTCCCTCTGTCCCTTCTCTGCCGTTCCTCTGTCCTTTTCCGTCAACTCCCGTTCGTCAATGGCCGGTTGTGCGCGCATTCTCCTGGTGCGGGCGTCTCGCGATGCTTACCGTGGAGACAGGACGTCGTTGCGCGAGCACACTCTGTATCCGATGTCCTGAGCCTTGTCCGTCGTCCCCCGTCCGCGGGGGCGTGAGAGGAGAACCCATGTCGCTCGACGTCTCACCGGCCCTACTCGAACAGGCCGAGCGAGGCGAGGTCGACGAAGCCGCCTTCGTCGACTGCGTCCGGACCTCCCTGCCCTATGCATGGGACATGATCAGTTCCCTGGTGGCCGAGTTGAAGGTCGACGGCGGTCCCTTCGCCGACAACCAGACCCCGCCGCCCACCGAGCAGGAGCGGGGCCAGTTGCTGCGCGCGCTCGCCAGCGATGCCATACGCGGAGCCCTGCAGCGGCACTTCGGGGTGCGCCTCGCCTTCCAGAACTGTCACCGGGTGGCGGTCTTCCCGCTGGATGCCTCCGTGGACGAGCGGTTCGGCCGCTTCACCTCGGTCCGTAGCCAGATCCTCAATCAGAAGCCCGAATTCCGCGACTGCTGACGACTGTGGTGACCGCCTGCCGCTCCGTATCCCGGGTAAGTACGTACTCGGCGCGGCAGGCATTACAGATGCGGCGGCCACCACAGCTCCACCCCCGCCCCGGCCTCAGCGCAGCCGGGGCAGCACCTCGGCGCCCAGACGCCGGACGTTCTCCTCGGTCGCCGCGAGATCCCCACTGCCCTCGACGAGGAGCGCGAACCGGTCGATCCCGGTGCGCTCGGACGTCGCGGCGAGCCGGTCCGCACAGAGCCGCGGCGTGCCCACCGGGTGCAGGGAACACAGGAGTTCGGTGTACGCGTACGGGTCCCGCATGGCGCGCGGCCGGTTGTCGACCGTGACATGTGCGGCCAGGCCCTGCCGCAGCCAGCCGGGCATGGACTTGAGCAGGGTGCGGGTGGCCTCCGGGCCGTCGTCGGCGACCTGGGCGACCCCGGCCGAGACGTGGCCCGTGGTGGCGACGGTCTCCGCGCTGTGCCCGCTCGCCCGCGCGTGACTGCGCCACAGGGCGAGCATTTCCGCCTTTTCCTCGTCGCCCACATGCATGCCGAGCAGCATCGCGAGACCGCGTTCGGCGGCCAGTTTCACCGACTTCGGCGAGGTGCAGGCGATCACCACCTCCGGCCCCGGGGTCCCGTGCAGCGCTTCGTCCGGGCGCGGCACGACCGCGACCTCGCGGAAGGGGAACCTTTCGTCACCCGCCACCCGGGGCTCGCGCAGCCACCGGAGCAGCAGGTCGAGCGACTGCGGGAAGTGCTGCTCGTAGGCGGGCAGTCCGGTGCCGAAGACCTCCAGGTCCACCCAGGGTCCGCCGCGGCCCACGCCGAGGGTGAACCGGCCGCCCGAGGTGAGGTGGAGCAGCGCGGCCTGTTCGCCGACGGCCACCGGGTGCGCGCTGGGCAGCACGGTCACCGCGGTGCCCACCCGCAGCCGCTCGGTGCGGCCGAGGAGCAGGGCGGCCAGAGTGACGGCGGAAGGACAGGTTCCGTACGGCACGAAGTGGTGTTCCGCGATCCAGGCGGACTCCAGGCCCGCCTCCTCGCACACCTCGGCGGTCCGCACCGCGCGGTGCAGCGCCTCGCCGTGTCCCTGGCCCGGAAACTGTGCGGCCAGTACAAAACTTCCTATACGCATCGCACTCATGCCCTCCTCGGTGCCGACGCGGCCTCCCCCTCGAAGGCAACAACGTAGGACACATGACAAGGGCACGGCTTGTGCGTGATTGAAGCCGCAGGCCACCCCAACGTCGAGTGTTCTGGGGGTATTTGAGGCTTTGCGTCCAACCAGGTGTGCGAGGCGTACGCTGGGTGGAACCGCCGTTCCCGAGCACGTGAGGTGTGCCCGTGTCCCCCCGCCGCAACCGTGTCCCGTCCCGCAGGGGCGGCCACGCGGACGACAGCAGCGCCGAGAGTTCCGCCCGGTACGGAGGCTTCGAGTCCACCGAGACCTGGCAGGGCGAGCAGTGGTACGTACGCCATGTCGCGGGCGCCAGCTCGGCCGGGAAGACCTACCGCTG
This is a stretch of genomic DNA from Streptomyces sp. NA04227. It encodes these proteins:
- a CDS encoding FAD-dependent monooxygenase, whose amino-acid sequence is MTRTDSSRDLRTGPRRTVLISGAGVAGPALAFWLNRHGFAVTVVEKAGAVRSGGYPVDVRGTALEVVRRMGILPRLREAHIDLRRLTFLDADGGEVASLDPHALTGGVAGEDLEVRRGDLTGALYAAVRDDVEFLFDDSLDTLDQSSGHGVDVLFRGGARRRFDMVVGADGLHSRTRALAFGPERPFHRYLGYCFAGFTMPNTFGLRREVVLWNVPGRAAALYAVEDSDAVHALLNFARPEPPFDAFRDPCAQRDLVAGVFADAGWEVPGLLAALRDAHDLFFDSVSQIRMPRWSSGRVALVGDAAYAPSFLTGQGTSLALVGAYMLAASLAGRDHAAGFVAYEHSTREFVTLNQDQVGTGDATLFPTTARALEQRNAMLRDLRARPASQGRPAHSALALPEFTYVT
- a CDS encoding MFS transporter, which encodes MTATLAPPPPPVRIGKAAVWALGALAVATGALESVVTPTLPLLQRELDMSTSEGALLSVVLLITGALVTPVAGKFGDRYGGKRVLIRLMAVVCAGGLVSAMAPNLPVLLLGQVLQGAMVGALPLSFILVRAHLPASEAKVAIGVVSGLFVGGGMAGTLSAGPVAEGLSRHWMFALPTMAVIGSTVLVNRLIPHDPPGRSDGSGVDWPGLGLLSGTLVTLMLVLLLAPEAGSQPLVLGVLVVLLAAFGTGWVAVERRAAAPMVDLRMLALPAVWKSCVLTFTICAGTAMAVHLVPQLLSLEDAEHGFGASATEIGFILLPGAVAASLAGPLSGIGARRLGSRAVVVNGIVLLVVALLALAAVHTAIWHLVIGKMLIALANGLCVTAMVTSTAVSVDRSDTGIATSLVLVTRVTGYAVGVQLSGALLAAGTPSGSDVPDESAFVAGFVTAAVVTALSLLITRTLPKGAKA
- a CDS encoding TetR/AcrR family transcriptional regulator, with the translated sequence MPTTKTPTTKTLREGSTRKRAAILTAARELFLADGFDRSSVDAIAARAEVSKRTVYDYFGDKQTLLRAVVDDVGESMITTIRRTLDDTLTDLAEDTDLEGALVTFSMRIATDMLGSAEYATLQRLVRAESGHLPHRGYNSMADTPDEAVAERFAALGEAGLLDVPDPRLAADQFIALTFGVALDRLGSANATEDARVRPLIVAGVRTFLRAYRTT
- a CDS encoding glycoside hydrolase family 27 protein, which gives rise to MSPHRSPQHRDAAQPAPTTGRAAPHRRWAVPIAALAVLATSTVTAVQVSATEAAEAAVSRTTAVTASVTKATDNGLGSTPQMGWNSWNAYHCDIDEDKIKAAADRVVALGLRDAGYEYINIDDCWQEPERDAEGALVADSERFPGGIKALADYVHARGLKLGIYATPGSRTCANIWDGYPGRLGSLGHEEQDARTFAAWGVDYLKYDWCRADEDGVEEQTAFTKMRHALDATGRPMLYSIHAEPELPVDPWRPDVAHSWRTTVDIRDTWASMLDNFKKSVPQAEFAGPGHWNDPDMLEVGNSGMTDTEYRSHFSLWAMMAAPMLVGTDLAKADAATVEILANKEVLAVDQDRLGKQGTVLASEKGGWILVRELADGDRAVALFNESGTARELTTTARAAGLPDADTYRLRDVWRHRTSVTKGRIGATVPAHGTVMFRVSAGS
- the nucS gene encoding endonuclease NucS; this translates as MRLVIARCSVDYAGRLTAHLPSAPRLILVKADGSVSIHADDRAYKPLNWMSPPCTLKEGTGEEAGVWTVVNKAGEKLIITMEEVLHDSSHELGVDPGLIKDGVEAHLQELLADRIETLGEGYTLIRREYPTAIGPVDILCRDAEGATVAVEIKRRGEIDGVEQLTRYLELLNRDPHLAPVRGVFAAQEIKPQARVLATDRGIGCTVLDYDALRGIEDDKLRLF
- a CDS encoding SCO5389 family protein yields the protein MSLDVSPALLEQAERGEVDEAAFVDCVRTSLPYAWDMISSLVAELKVDGGPFADNQTPPPTEQERGQLLRALASDAIRGALQRHFGVRLAFQNCHRVAVFPLDASVDERFGRFTSVRSQILNQKPEFRDC
- a CDS encoding LLM class flavin-dependent oxidoreductase; the encoded protein is MRIGSFVLAAQFPGQGHGEALHRAVRTAEVCEEAGLESAWIAEHHFVPYGTCPSAVTLAALLLGRTERLRVGTAVTVLPSAHPVAVGEQAALLHLTSGGRFTLGVGRGGPWVDLEVFGTGLPAYEQHFPQSLDLLLRWLREPRVAGDERFPFREVAVVPRPDEALHGTPGPEVVIACTSPKSVKLAAERGLAMLLGMHVGDEEKAEMLALWRSHARASGHSAETVATTGHVSAGVAQVADDGPEATRTLLKSMPGWLRQGLAAHVTVDNRPRAMRDPYAYTELLCSLHPVGTPRLCADRLAATSERTGIDRFALLVEGSGDLAATEENVRRLGAEVLPRLR
- a CDS encoding ATP/GTP-binding protein, which produces MSPRRNRVPSRRGGHADDSSAESSARYGGFESTETWQGEQWYVRHVAGASSAGKTYRCPGCDQSIGSGQPHVVAWPEYGGVDERRHWHKSCWNAKDRRTTRVQRSRNAPRF